One genomic window of Mycolicibacterium neoaurum includes the following:
- a CDS encoding helix-turn-helix domain-containing protein: protein MSIDGVGVQLSYRELELLLYLAEHPRRTVTRVELMRELWDDRPGAGRTVDTHVRRLRVKLGRYADVITTIRGSGYRFDIGAGVHHLRGGTTG, encoded by the coding sequence GTGAGCATCGACGGCGTCGGCGTGCAGCTGAGTTACCGAGAGCTCGAACTGCTCCTGTATCTGGCCGAACACCCGCGCCGCACGGTCACCCGTGTGGAATTGATGCGTGAGCTGTGGGACGACCGGCCCGGGGCCGGCCGCACCGTCGACACCCATGTTCGCCGACTCCGGGTCAAACTCGGCCGGTATGCCGATGTCATCACCACCATCCGCGGCAGCGGCTACCGATTCGATATCGGCGCCGGTGTGCACCATCTGCGCGGCGGTACTACAGGATGA
- a CDS encoding MetQ/NlpA family ABC transporter substrate-binding protein — protein sequence MSTSSVRSVSTKGLRPLRVGASPVPHAEILESVRTTLAQSQIDLQVIVFDSFDEPNDWLAAGRLHANYFQYLPFLEQFNRAAGTALAPVVAVHIEPFGLYSSRVTSLATIPDYAEVALPADAVNADRSLMMLDRLGLLDCRPDAGQLATTTDVRANPRRLVFKELTSWTMASALDDFDAVFLFGNQAMERNVHTDTALHCDRGNPVYAEYLVTEPAGQLNPDIATLAAALTGPQTKMFIETTYSGQVIPAF from the coding sequence ATGTCGACCAGTTCGGTGCGATCGGTCAGCACGAAAGGGCTTCGGCCACTGCGGGTCGGTGCGTCGCCGGTCCCGCACGCAGAGATCTTGGAGAGTGTCCGCACCACGCTGGCCCAGTCCCAGATCGATCTGCAGGTGATCGTGTTCGATAGTTTCGACGAGCCCAACGACTGGCTTGCCGCAGGCCGACTGCACGCCAACTACTTTCAGTACCTGCCCTTCCTGGAGCAGTTCAACAGGGCCGCCGGCACCGCGCTGGCCCCGGTGGTCGCGGTCCACATCGAGCCATTCGGGTTGTACTCCAGCCGGGTGACCAGCCTGGCGACGATTCCCGATTATGCCGAAGTGGCGTTACCTGCCGACGCGGTGAATGCCGACCGATCACTGATGATGCTCGACCGGCTCGGCCTGCTGGATTGTCGGCCCGATGCGGGGCAGCTGGCCACCACCACCGACGTGCGGGCCAACCCGCGCCGGCTGGTGTTCAAGGAGCTCACCAGTTGGACGATGGCCTCGGCTCTCGACGATTTCGACGCGGTGTTCCTCTTCGGTAACCAGGCGATGGAACGCAACGTGCACACCGACACCGCCCTACATTGCGATCGCGGCAATCCCGTCTACGCCGAGTATCTGGTGACCGAGCCTGCGGGACAACTGAACCCGGATATCGCGACGCTGGCAGCGGCGCTCACCGGGCCGCAGACCAAGATGTTCATCGAGACGACATATTCGGGTCAGGTCATCCCCGCGTTCTGA
- a CDS encoding glutamine synthetase family protein, which translates to MTSAADTTGTPAPALSDRLADGSLTEIEVAWSDPLGHAQGKRIPAAQFLDRAHGCGFAFCEASLGWNADGTVVDGLRLTNWTGGYPDVFAVPDLSTLRELPWRPGVGHVVSDILTHDRTPSLLDPRAVLRRVLDRLGALGYTAKVGVELEFYLLNPDGTALQDDIHAYSLENANALDPVLSDLYDTLGAFTRLEGIQSEYGPGQVEANLVYTDALAAADDSARLKYAAKEVARRHGKIASFMAKPFTEHSGSSAHLHISLWRDDEPAFAEVAGVENDLAQFAIAGLLEHLPSITLFGAHSVNAYRRFVPDSFAPATVTWSRDNRSAAVRSLLDPDPRATRIELRTGGSDANPYWLVASALAAVIAGIEAGRRPEPALAGNLYGSGTPLPDSLAVAVALTTQDDTIAEILGRDSVADFATIARSEWVAYSGQVTDWERRRYLTTS; encoded by the coding sequence ATGACCAGCGCCGCCGACACCACCGGCACCCCCGCACCTGCACTGTCCGACCGACTTGCCGACGGTTCACTGACCGAGATCGAGGTGGCCTGGAGCGATCCGCTGGGACATGCTCAAGGCAAACGTATCCCGGCTGCCCAGTTCCTGGACCGGGCGCACGGCTGCGGATTCGCGTTCTGCGAGGCCTCGCTGGGCTGGAACGCCGACGGCACCGTCGTCGACGGCCTGCGGCTGACCAACTGGACAGGCGGCTATCCCGATGTGTTCGCCGTGCCCGATCTGTCGACCTTGCGCGAGCTGCCGTGGCGGCCGGGCGTCGGGCATGTCGTCTCCGATATCCTCACCCACGACCGCACACCGTCTCTGTTGGATCCACGGGCAGTGTTGCGCCGGGTGCTCGATCGCCTTGGGGCACTGGGCTACACCGCCAAGGTAGGCGTCGAGCTGGAGTTCTATCTGCTCAATCCGGACGGCACCGCCCTACAGGACGATATCCACGCCTACTCGCTGGAGAACGCCAACGCGCTGGATCCGGTGTTGTCCGACCTCTACGACACTCTCGGGGCGTTCACCCGGCTGGAGGGAATCCAGAGCGAATACGGGCCGGGACAGGTCGAGGCGAACCTGGTCTACACCGATGCGCTGGCAGCCGCCGACGACAGCGCACGACTGAAGTATGCCGCCAAGGAGGTGGCACGCAGGCACGGCAAAATCGCCAGCTTCATGGCCAAACCCTTCACCGAACACTCCGGAAGCTCTGCGCACCTGCACATCTCGCTCTGGCGAGACGACGAACCGGCTTTCGCCGAGGTGGCCGGCGTCGAGAACGACCTCGCCCAGTTCGCCATCGCCGGTCTACTGGAACACCTGCCTTCGATCACGCTATTCGGTGCCCATTCGGTCAACGCCTACCGACGATTCGTGCCGGACTCGTTCGCACCTGCGACGGTCACCTGGAGCCGCGACAACCGAAGTGCCGCTGTGCGTTCGCTTCTGGATCCGGACCCGCGGGCGACCCGTATCGAACTGCGCACAGGTGGTTCGGATGCCAACCCCTACTGGTTGGTCGCCTCGGCACTGGCAGCCGTCATTGCCGGTATCGAGGCCGGGCGACGCCCCGAACCCGCGCTGGCCGGCAATCTGTACGGTTCGGGCACCCCGTTGCCGGACTCGCTAGCGGTGGCGGTGGCGCTGACCACCCAGGATGACACCATCGCCGAGATCCTCGGGCGGGACTCGGTCGCCGACTTCGCCACGATCGCACGCTCCGAGTGGGTTGCCTACTCGGGACAGGTCACCGACTGGGAACGCCGCCGCTATCTGACCACATCCTGA
- a CDS encoding glycosyltransferase translates to MRVVQVANFYGPRSGGLRTAVDRLGAEYSAAGHDVVLVVPGADAGRQELPSGVIRMSLPARRIPFTGGYRAVLPGPVTALLEDLQPDALEVSDRLTLRSLGPWGRRNGVATVMISHERLDRLLGQILPRRAAREIADAANRRTARNYDAVVCTTGFARAEFERIGATNVATVPLGVDLDQFHPRYRCPQLRGRWARPEQTLLVHCGRLSVEKHAHRSIDTVAALRDSGVDARLVVVGEGPLRSRLERQAAGLPVDFTGYIGERDTVAAILASADVALAPGPHETFGLAALEALACGTPAVVSRTSALAEILSADSGAAADNDPGAIAHAVASVISKPETIRRRSARRRAEQFTWPRSAAGMLEVLTRR, encoded by the coding sequence ATGAGGGTTGTCCAGGTCGCGAACTTCTACGGTCCACGCTCAGGTGGACTGCGCACCGCCGTCGATCGGCTCGGTGCCGAGTACAGCGCGGCCGGGCATGATGTCGTGCTGGTGGTGCCGGGCGCGGATGCCGGTCGGCAGGAGCTCCCCTCCGGTGTCATCCGGATGTCCCTGCCGGCGCGCCGAATACCGTTCACCGGCGGCTACCGCGCCGTGCTGCCCGGCCCGGTGACCGCGCTGCTCGAGGATCTGCAACCCGACGCGCTGGAGGTCTCGGACCGTCTGACGCTTCGTTCGCTCGGCCCCTGGGGCAGGCGCAACGGCGTGGCCACCGTCATGATCTCGCATGAACGCCTCGATCGGCTGCTCGGACAGATCCTGCCGCGCCGGGCGGCCCGCGAGATCGCCGACGCGGCCAACCGACGTACCGCCCGCAACTATGACGCGGTGGTCTGTACGACGGGCTTCGCCCGCGCAGAATTCGAAAGGATCGGGGCGACAAACGTGGCGACCGTGCCACTGGGTGTGGATCTCGACCAGTTCCATCCGCGGTACCGCTGCCCACAACTGCGCGGCCGTTGGGCACGCCCGGAGCAGACCCTGCTGGTGCATTGCGGCAGGCTCTCGGTGGAAAAGCACGCGCACCGCAGCATCGACACCGTTGCCGCCCTCCGCGACTCGGGTGTGGACGCCCGGCTCGTCGTCGTCGGGGAAGGCCCGCTGCGATCGCGGCTGGAGCGTCAGGCCGCCGGGCTGCCGGTCGACTTCACCGGGTATATCGGTGAGCGCGACACCGTGGCCGCCATCCTCGCCTCGGCCGATGTCGCGTTGGCGCCGGGTCCGCATGAAACCTTCGGCCTGGCGGCTCTTGAGGCGCTGGCCTGTGGCACACCGGCGGTGGTCTCACGCACGTCGGCGCTGGCCGAGATCCTCAGCGCCGACAGCGGCGCGGCCGCGGACAACGACCCGGGGGCCATCGCCCATGCCGTCGCCTCGGTGATCAGCAAACCCGAGACGATACGCCGGCGCAGCGCCCGTCGCCGGGCCGAACAGTTCACCTGGCCCCGGTCTGCGGCAGGCATGCTGGAGGTGTTGACACGGCGGTGA
- a CDS encoding APC family permease, which produces MSEITAVAGQLSNPAKNPDRRLRGNLGVASIVFMVVAAAAPLGVVGGVFPLGIANGNGAGFPATFLVSTVILLLFAVGFTALTPFVDDAGAFFSYIRHSLGFSIGIGFGFVALVSYVALEAGVYGLLGPAGVGVITLFGGAEIPWWAVAAVAFAVTTYLGYRNIELSSRVLGVLLTAEIAVIGILDLVIVLRGGGDDGLSTGAVNPATVFSGSLGIGLLFAMLSYIGFEATAVFRDEAKDPQRTIPRATYAALILIGAFYAVSSWALISAWGDDRAVTQATDSGGTFLADVAQTYIRTAGNDIITVLYFTSLFACILAFHNVASRYVFALSQHRVLPDTLGVAHSAHGSPHRASLWISGVVAVGIAAAVLFGLDPVTQFYTWFAATTTVGFVVLLIATSVAVLVFFARDRRGYSQWRVRIAPALGLVGLGVTLALILTNLEGLATSNALGWGIIGLLIVSFVIGAVIARRAAGTTEATPEVHS; this is translated from the coding sequence ATGTCCGAGATCACCGCTGTCGCCGGGCAACTGAGCAACCCGGCCAAAAACCCCGACCGGAGGTTGCGGGGCAACCTCGGGGTGGCCTCCATCGTCTTCATGGTGGTAGCCGCCGCCGCGCCCCTCGGGGTGGTCGGTGGTGTCTTCCCGCTGGGCATCGCCAACGGTAATGGTGCGGGATTCCCCGCGACGTTCCTCGTCTCGACGGTGATCCTGCTGCTGTTCGCGGTGGGCTTCACGGCGCTGACCCCGTTCGTCGATGACGCCGGAGCCTTCTTCTCCTATATCCGTCACTCATTGGGCTTCTCGATCGGTATCGGGTTCGGCTTCGTCGCGCTGGTCAGCTACGTGGCCCTGGAGGCCGGCGTGTACGGCCTGTTGGGGCCCGCCGGTGTCGGTGTCATCACCTTGTTCGGCGGGGCCGAGATCCCCTGGTGGGCCGTCGCGGCGGTCGCATTCGCGGTGACGACCTATCTGGGTTACCGCAACATCGAGTTGTCCAGTCGAGTGCTTGGCGTGTTGCTGACCGCCGAGATCGCGGTCATCGGCATCCTCGACCTGGTGATCGTGCTGCGCGGCGGAGGGGATGACGGGCTATCGACCGGCGCGGTCAACCCCGCCACCGTGTTCTCCGGCTCGCTCGGTATCGGACTACTGTTCGCGATGCTCAGTTACATCGGCTTCGAGGCCACCGCGGTCTTCCGCGACGAAGCCAAGGACCCGCAGCGCACCATTCCGCGCGCCACCTACGCCGCGCTGATCCTCATCGGTGCCTTCTACGCCGTCAGCAGCTGGGCGCTGATCTCGGCATGGGGTGATGATCGCGCCGTCACCCAGGCCACCGATTCCGGTGGCACCTTCCTCGCCGACGTCGCCCAGACCTATATCCGCACCGCAGGCAACGACATCATCACCGTGCTGTACTTCACCAGTCTGTTCGCCTGCATCCTGGCCTTCCACAACGTGGCATCGCGCTATGTGTTCGCGCTGTCCCAGCACCGGGTGCTGCCCGATACTCTCGGGGTCGCGCACTCGGCGCATGGTTCGCCGCACAGGGCGTCGCTGTGGATCTCCGGCGTCGTCGCGGTCGGTATCGCTGCCGCCGTCCTGTTCGGCTTGGATCCGGTGACGCAGTTCTACACGTGGTTCGCGGCCACCACCACGGTGGGATTCGTGGTGCTGCTGATCGCGACCAGCGTTGCGGTACTGGTGTTCTTCGCACGCGACCGCCGCGGCTACTCACAATGGCGGGTACGCATCGCGCCGGCATTGGGACTCGTCGGACTCGGTGTCACCCTGGCGTTGATCCTCACCAATCTGGAGGGCCTGGCCACCTCGAATGCGTTGGGGTGGGGCATCATCGGCCTGCTGATCGTGTCCTTCGTCATCGGGGCGGTCATTGCCCGGCGAGCGGCGGGTACCACCGAGGCGACCCCGGAGGTGCACTCATGA